The following are encoded in a window of Sminthopsis crassicaudata isolate SCR6 chromosome 3, ASM4859323v1, whole genome shotgun sequence genomic DNA:
- the SMIM34 gene encoding small integral membrane protein 34 — protein sequence MTEWIPQIASNKTQANTILQHLTKNFIEEKNHTNSTRALKFPDETSATWYILTIFGIYGIIFFFLLANNILQNEKRLEDIYYPNLTSELKRKSFKRNTSKPAH from the coding sequence TGACTGAATGGATCCCTCAAATTGCTTCAAACAAAACCCAAGCCAACACTATACTGCAGCATTTGACTAAGAATTTCATAGAAGAAAAGAATCATACTAATTCCACCAGAGCCTTGAAATTTCCAGATGAGACAAGTGCTACTTGGTATATACTTACCATCTTTGGTATATATGgcatcatatttttctttttgttggccAACAATATCCTCCAAAATGAAAAGCGCTTGGAAGATATTTATTATCCAAATCTCACATCTGAGCTAAAAAGAAAGAGCTTCAAGAGAAACACATCAAAACCAGCTCATTAA